GACCTTCATGAACTGTCCACTTACCTGAAATCAAAGTTTGCATGCGGCGGTACAGTAAAAGGAAATACGGTCGAACTTCAGGGCAATCACCTGACCCGCATGAAAGAAGTCCTCATGGAAAAGGGTTTCTCTGCTGAACAAATCAAAAATTAAACTCTGAATCCGTCCCCCACCGGAACTCTCGAGCCTGAGATATTAGCTTATAGATTCGGAGTTTTACGTATCTTTTTGCCAGTTTTTCGATAGCATGCACCTTCTTTCAGGCGTACTCGCCGGAACCTGAGTCCATCCCGGAAAACCATACAAAAAGTGCGTTTCCATATATTTTATATTTGCAAGTGTTGGTCTCCAATGAAAACAACATGCGAAATAATGGTACAAAAAGTCTTGCCTGCTATCAGATCCGAACTCTCAAGGGCAATGATTTTCGAACATGGGTGTACGCAGCAGGATGTAGCGGATATCCTTGAGCTTTCAAGAGCAGCTGTTTCTCAATATGTGAGTGAAAAACGAGGAGCTGAAGTTGATTTCTCTGAAGAGACCCAGAACGAAATCCGAAAATTCGCTTCAGTACTCCTGAGCGGAGGTCTATCTTCTCAGGAGAAAGTCAAGGGTATGTGCAGTATATGCTGTTTCGTCCAGAAATCCGGCTGGTTGTACAGAAATGCTCCCGAAGCCAAAGCCTGCATACTCTGTAAGGATATGAACGAAAAGTGAAGGATACACTGTGCATCAAATGTAAGGGAAAAGGACTCTGCGGGCGTCCACGTTGCCCTATTCTTGAAAAGTTCAAATCCCTGCAATCAATTTCTCCTGCAATTTCAGGAGATTCTGTTTTTGGGGCATCTCCCCCGGCTCTTTTTGTAGGAAGCTATGGCTATCCAAGGGTTTCTGCGGGTCCCCTGATCCCTCCCATGGCAAAAGAAAACGAGGCTCTTATTTTCGAAGACCCTTCAGCCTGGGGCAACATGCAGATCGAAGATATCATCTCCATGCGTTCCCGTATGGTCAGAGCAAACACGAGCCTGCATGTGAAAGATGCGCGGAGCAAAGAAAACCCTCTTCTGGTCAAGGCTCAGGAACTGGCTCTTTCCAGAAAGCCGGTGGATACCGAAGCCTGGTTTTTTAAGGCTCCGAAACAGGAACTCAAGTTCGATGCAGTCCTTACTCCCATGGGACCTTCAGGGCTTGTGAAAAACTTTGAGCTTGCCGAGAACCCCGATGTCCCGAAAAAAGTGGATTACCTTGTTTACGATACCGATGCCCTGGCAAAAGACGCCATTACCGAACTTTTGAAAAGTGATGTTTCCACCGAGCATATTACGCGTCTTTTTTCCATTGGCCTGCTGGGAAAAGAACGCAAAGTAGTGCCTACTCGCTGGTCTATAACAGCTGTCGATGATATGGCTGGGAAGGAACTTTCAGACCGGATAGTTGACTTCCCCTGGGTTTCTGACATCAAACTCTTTAGCGGGACCCATTTCGGAAACCATTTTGAAGTCCTTATCCTTCCGAGGGCTTATTCCTTTGAACTTATTGAAATCTGGCTCCCAAAAACGGTCTGGTCAGGGGAATCAAGCTGGATAGGGGAGGACAGTGAAGGTATTAACGGAAAGAAAGGCTATTCTCCCCTTGCAGGGGGTTATTATGCAGCAAGGCTCCCTGTACTCGAATATCTGATAGGAATCAAAAGGCAGGCTTCGGTCTTTGTTTTGAGGGAAATCACTCCCGATTACTGGGCTCCTCTCGGAGTCTGGGTGGTCAGGGAGGGGATGAGAAAAGCCCTTCTGAATCCCCCTGAAACTTTTGAATCCCTGGAAGCCGCAGTTTCTGACCTTTCAGGCAGGGTCAGTACTCCAAAAATCGAATGGATTCAGCAGGCAAAGATGCTATCTGAGTTCCGATTCCAGAAAACACTTGATTCCTTTTTTAATCTCTAATGAATTCAAAGTGAAAAGAGTTTAATTCCTTTTTTAATCTCTAAAGAATTTAAAAATTGAGAAAAATTTAATTCCTTTTCTAATCTCTAAAGAATTTAAAGTGAAAAGGATTGGTGCGAAAATAAGGAAGCCAGAAGACAGGTTCGTTAAGATGAACTGCCTTCATGTTTAAAAATTAATAAGCAGGTCTTTAAAGCCTTTTCAGGTTATTCAGGCTTAAGATCTTGCTTTTTGACCTGTTCTGGATTATTCGAATATCTCGGGCACTATGCGCCGGGCAACTTCTTCATAGGCTTTGGAGATGTCGCCCTTGTCAAACCTGAAAACGTCTTTGTCCATAGACTGCCCGGTTTTCTTGTCCCAGAAACGGCAGGTGTCGCAGGAAATCTCATCTGCAAGGACAATTTCCCCCTCCCTTCTACCGAACTCAAGCTTGAAATCGGGAAGCAGAATTCCTTTTTCATCAAGGTAGGGAACAAGCAGCTCGTTGACCCTGAGTGCCAGTTTTCGAAGTTCTGCAAGTTCTTCGCGGGTTGCAATGCCAAGTGCAAGAGCAATATCATCATTCAGCATTGGGTCTCCGTATTCATCGCTTTTGAAATCAAAAACGAGAACAGGCGGCTTTAAAATAGTTCCCTCTTTTATAGGGTACTTTCTGGTTATCGAGCCTGCGGCAATGTTCCTTACAATAACCTCAATTTTGATGATTTCAACTTCCCTTACAAGCATATCAATATCGGTAAGCATACTTACAAAATGGGTCTTGACTCCGCTGGCTTCCAGCATCTCAAAAATCTTCTTTGATATCTGGGCGTTGTAGTAACCCTTCAGTTCCATCTCGCCTTTCTTTTCCCCATTAAATGCGGTAAGGCTGTTTCGGAACTCAGCGATAAGGGTATCGGGATCATCTGTCCTGTAGATGGTTTTTGCTTTCCCTGAATAGAGCTGTTCTCTTTTCATGTAATGGTCCTCTCTAGGGATAATTCTGGATTTTCCTTAGATAGAGAGATTTCCGGAAATAATTCCCGGAATAATAGTAATTTTAATATAATAGTTATTTTATTAATATTCGGGACATTCCAGAAACGGATAAGCACTCTCCGAATCTGTATGCTTATGGAAATAGTTGCATTTCCAGACTTTTCAAAGATTCACCCGTAAACCTGGAAGTTTGCAGATTATGGATTTTTTTCTCAAACACGTTCCCGGTTTCATGAAGGGATGGAGTAAATGAAAAGCCCTTCTGCTAGATAAACTTATCATTCGTACCGGCTTTCTATCCTTCTGAAGAGGTCTGTCTCCTGCTTCGTAAATTATATCTTTAAAGAGAGCCCATTACTAGGTTTAGCAACTTAAAAAAAGATTTAAGAACTTTCTGCTCTGGATGTATACTACCTGATGGTAGTCTAATCTAAGTATGCAATGGGTAAAAAACATGTCAGGCATGATACTAGACATCGTAGAACTACTGCTCACCGCAGAGATCTATAACCGCTATCCGGAACTGGATGTTAATGATCTTCCCAAAAACATCCGTAAAAGTTACTGGAGCAGCGTGGAAAAAACAGTTCCCAAACCCATAATAGCTTCATTTGTCAGGATCGAAAAACTATATGGGGTCAAAGATATCGAAAAAACCGTAAGGAATATACCTTTTATAAATATTGACAGGTCTCATTTTGAACTCCGTTTGAGCGCTTTTGACCTTGCAGCCGAATGGTTTGAGAAACAGGAAGGTTCTCAGGAAAAAATTGAAAATAACCCTGTCCTTGCTTACTATTTTGGGGAAATCCGAAAGGTTGAAGCTGCAGATTATGCCGCAGCAAAGGCAAAAATAAGGCCAAAAGAAGTTGACCGGGAATGGATAGAGTCCCTGATAGCTGAAATCAGGAAAGAAGACAAGAGCGAGGAGATGCTCAAGCTTGTTGTCATTATCGCTCCTGAAGACGTCAAACAGAAAGTCAGGGACCTTGTGCTCACTGAGGAGCAAAAGGATGAAATCGAAAAAATCATGAAAGCTATCCAGCACAGGGAATACCTGTGGGAGATAGGGCTGCATGATATAGGAAAACTCCTCTTTGTAGGTCCCCCTGGCACAGGCAAAACCTCAGTTGCCCGTGCACTCTCGGAACAGCTCTCCATTCCTTTTGTTGAGGTCAAGCTCTCAATGATCACAGACCAGTACCTGGGCGAGACTGCAAAGAACATAGACCGCGTTTTCCTGCTTGCTAAGAAATTAAATCCCTGTATCCTCTTCATAGATGAACTGGACTTTGTTGCAAAAGCCAGGACTTCTGACGAAAATGCCGCAATCAAAAGGGCAGTCAATACCCTCCTCAAAGCCATAGATGAAATTAGCCTTGTAGAACACGGCGTGCTCCTTATTGCTGCAACAAACCACCCCAGAATGCTTGACAGCGCGGCATGGAGGCGTTTTGATGAAATTGTCCATTTCCCACTTCCTGACCTTGATATGCGCAAAAATATCCTGGACATAGTAACCAGGCATATAGAAGGAGACCTGGATACCGCAGAGATTGCGGCACTGACTGAAGGTTATTCGGGTTCTGATTTGCGCATGGTTATAAGGGAAGCTGTCCTGAGTGCTCTTCTCGAGGAACGCAAGGTCCTTACCCAGAAGGACCTGCTTGACGCGGTTAATTCCTTTGACGAACGGGCAGACTTAAAGTCCGATGAGTACGCAGGGAAGAAATCCTCATGAGACTGACTCTGCTCGGAACCGGGGACGCGGTAGGTACGCCCAAAATCGGGTGTAACTGCCCCGCATGCACTGATGCTCGTGAAGGTGGAAAGAGCCAGCGCCTTCGTTTTTCTATCCTTGTGGAGTCCGGGCAGGGCAAAATTCTTATTGATACAAGCCCCGACCTCAGGCAGCAGTTTCTCAGGCAAAAGCTTTCGGGTATAGATGCCGTAATCTGGACACACGGGCACTATGACCACTATGCAGGTTTCGGAGAGTTTTACCGGGTTCAAAATAAAGTCGATGTATATGGTGTTTGCGAAACTCTGGATTACATAGACCAGTATGTTTCTTTCCTGAAACCCAGGTATCACTACGTAAAACTCTATGAACCTTTTGAATTAATCGGGCTTGAGTTTACACTTTTCAAGGTTCACCATCCTCCTGTAGAAGTCCCTGCCGGAGTTGTTATTCGGGATGGGGATACAAAGGTTGTTGTTACAGGAGATACGAGCCCCGATATTCCTGAAAATAGCCTGGAGTTAATGAAAGACCCTGACCTCCTTATTGCAGATGCCATCGTTCCTCCGCACATTCATATCAAAAAACACATGAACTCGGAAGAGGCTATGGCACTCGCACAGAAGCTAAATGCAAAAGAAGTGGTCCTGACTCATCTCAGCCACCTCTTTCGCCCGCACCATATTGAATCAATGTTTTTACCGCTGGGGTATGACGGGCAGGTCTTTGAGTTTTAACCTTTTTTTAAATATTAGCCTGCGCTTCATACAGGAGCTTTGGATCTCTCAGCCAGTTTTACTGTTCCAGGCATTTTTTGCCCGGTATTGAAAGAGCGTTATTCAGTTTAAGTCTCGGTTTCAGTTTCAGTTTAATTTTCAGTTTAATTTTCAGTTTAATTTTTAGTCTAATTTTTAGTCTAATTTTTCATTTTTACAGTTCAGGTGTTAGTTCTATATTTACAGTTCAGGTGTTAGTTCTATATCTCCTAAGCCCCAGAATTGATTATGAATCCGAAACGTATCAGGGCTCTTAAATCGGGGAAACATGGGGACGGACCTGTTGTTTACTGGATGAGCCGCGACCAGAGGGTTGAAGATAACTGGGCTCTTCTCTTTTCACGGGCAATAGCAAAAGAAGCTAATGTGCCTGTAATGGTGGTTTTTTGCCTGACGGGTGAGTTTTTAGAGGCTGGTATCAGGCAGTATGAATTCATGCTCAAAGGGCTTCAGGAACTTGAGGTTTCACTTTCCCGTAAAAAGATTCCGTTTTTCTTCCTGAGAGGGGATCCCGGAGAAAAAATTTCCCGGTTTGTAAAAGACTATAATGCCGGGACTCTTGTTACGGACTTCAGCCCGCTCCGCATAAAAAACCAGTGGATAGAAAAAGTTATTTCCGGTATTTCAATCCCGTTTTTTGAGGTTGACGCTCATAATGTTGTTCCCTGCTGGGAGGCTTCTCAAAAACATGAGTATGCAGCGCATACTTTCCGCCCGAAACTCTATGCTCTTCTTCCTGAGTTCCTTGAAGAGTTCCCTGAACTTGAGCCAAATTCCGTAACTTCCGAACTTTCAGACGATGCCGGCATGGTGGAGACTTTATCGGACGTACTGGAAACCGGAGTTAAAGCCCTTCTTCCTGAGAGAGCCTTACTTAAAAATAAGGATCCTCTTTTTGAACCTTGGCACTTCGAGCCCGGAGAAAAAGCTGCAAAAAAGGTAATGGAGAGTTTTATTGCAGACAGGCTTGATTCTTACGAGGGGCTGAGAAATGACCCGACAAAAAATATGCTTTCAAACCTCTCTCCCTATCTTCATTTCGGGCAGATCTCTTCCCAGAGGGTTGTGCTTGAAGTGGAAAAGGCAGAAAGTAACCCCGGGTCAAAGAAAGCTTTTCTGGATGAGATCCTTATATGGAAGGAGATTTCGGACAATTTCTGTTATTATAACCCAGGATACGATGGGTTTGAAAGCTTTCCATCCTGGGCGAAGGAATCTTTAAACGCCCACAGGAATGATGTGAGGAGTCATATCTACACCCTTGAAGAGTTCGAAGCAGGAAAAACACATGACCCACTCTGGAACGCGAGTCAGATGGAACTTCTCAGTACAGGGAAAATGCACGGTTACATGCGCATGTACTGGGCAAAAAAAATTCTGGAATGGAGCGAATCTCCCGAAAAAGCCCTTGAAATTGCAATCTGCCTGAACGACAGGTATGAACTTGACGGAAGAGACCCCAATGGATATGCCGGAATTGCCTGGAGTATCGGAGGAGTCCATGACAGGGCATGGGGGGAGAGAGAAGTTACAGGAAAAATCAGATATATGAGTTATGAAGGCTGCAAAAGAAAATTTGACGTTAAATTATATATTGAAAAATATTCAGCTTTGTAGAATTCCCTGAGTTTATCCAGAGAGCCTTCATAACTTTTTTATTCGCAGTATACCATCAGATTTCAACTTTTATCTATATGTCTCCAGGCTTACAAAAGTTTCAACCTGCGTTTTTTCTGAACATTGAAGTGCTTAGCCTGCAATCATAAACAGGGCTCAAGGTGGATATATTTCTCTCAATAGTCTGACCTTAAAACCTTCCAGGCAGCATCTGGATAAAATTCGCATAAAAGCATTAAATTAATATTTATCTTAATGTTTTAATATTTACTAAAATTACTAAAGGATTTTCTACGGTGTACAGGCATGAATCAGCATTCTTTTTCTTTGGACGATTATTATAAATCCCTCATAAATCTTGACGGCATGAATGATTATTACAGGTATTTCATAGGTCTTAACGGCATTATATTTCCCCTCTTACTGATAATGAGTTATCCATCGGTTATTAACCTGGCAACAAAAGCCAGCTTTCTTATTATGTTAGTAGGAGCATGCTGTGTTTTAATTGATAATTGGAATCGAAAATCAATAGCATACAGATTATATGTTGAGCTGTATGAAAATGAATACCTGGCTAATTCCGACTATAAAGCTGGTAAAGTATTTGTGAACTTAATTTTTTATGTAGTCTCCATATATTTAATATCCGGTGTGTTTGGTGTTCTCTAACACACTTCCGCAGGCGTTTCTGGAAAATTGTTTAATGCAGGCGGGAGAGGTTCTAACCTCCCGCCATGTCTGAAGAGAGCTAATAAATAACTCTGGTTCTTTTTCTGGATTCCCTTAAAATCTTCTTTTAATGAATGCCTGGAAAATAAAGGGTTCCTGTGCCGGAATAACAATAAATTTCTCGTTTTTCTATTTCCTTAAATGGCTTTAATTTTTATGTTAGTCACATATAAATACAAGTACATCCAATTTTAATATTGGATTTTTATATTTTTCCGCACTATAAAATATAAAATACCAAAAATAGGGAGTGATATCTATGGCAGTAAGAAACCCGATAGATTTGATAGCACTTATACTTGTCATCGTGGGCGGATTAAACTGGGGGCTTGTAGGGCTTCTGAATTTTAATCTTGTATCTGCTATCTTTGGAGAAGGAAGTGCTCTGTCGAGAATCATCTACATACTTGTTGGTCTTGCAGCGCTTTATACGATTTATTTCGCCGTAAGAGCTGATACGTATCACGCTGGAGATACCACGGTACGCCACTGAGTAAAAAGAGATTGAAAAACTCCTTTCCGGTGTAATACTGTAAAAGGAGCTTTAACCAGCTATTATTTTTTTAGAAAGCTGGATATAATATTAATATAAAATTATTTTTCTTATGAATTCTGTTCTTATATATTTCATCTTTCTTTTTATTCTAATTTGTTGATTGCCAGGAATATCAGGTTTTGAACACATTCAAAAATCATTCTATGTGTATCTCTCCTGATGCACCTCTTCTGATATTTCTGTCATAATTTATTTTCGCTTACTTTCCTTTCAGGGTTTTCAATTCAGAAAGCACTTTTTCGGCATGTCCTGCAGCTTTAACGTTATTCCACACTTTTTCAATTTTTCCTTCCGGATTGATAAGGAAAGTTGTTCGGACAGTGCTTATAACCTCGTTACCTCTGAAATTTTTAGGGTGCATGACATCATATTTTTCATGGATTTCCGCTTTTTCGTCGGAAAGCAGTGTTATTTTAAGCTCTTTTTTCTCTATGAACTTTCTATGGGATTCTTTGCCATCCCTGCTGACTCCCAGAATTATCGCATTTTCGGCTTCGAAATCTTTTTTCAGGTCGCTGAAACTTCTGGCTTCCAGGCTGCAGCCCGGAGTATTGTCCCTGGGATAAAAGAACAGGACTGCCCATTGTCCTTTAAAGTTTTCAAGGCATATCTGATTTCCTTCCTGGTTCGGAAGGCAAAAGTCTGGTGAAACCTGCCCTGATTCAAGTGATGTTTTTGGCATATTTTTTACTCCTGGTAAGTCCGTACCGCAATATTATTTCTTTTAAGTGAATAATTAAAAGTTATATCACTTAATCCTATCATACAAATTATATTTCCTATGTATCATTTTTTCTGTCACTTCCCGTTCCCTATTCATTTCTCGCTGATCTCCAGTTCCTGTTTCATCCTTTTCTTTTCCAGGGCAGGACCGCCGCTTCAAATGCAAGGATAGGGCCCAGGATCCAGCCTGCCCAGAATAAAAGCCCTGCAAGCCCGAGGACGAAAAAGTAAAGTCTTTTCTGCGTTGATTTTTCACCATACCTTTCATCTTTCATGCTCAGGACCAGGGCTATAACTCCAAATCCTGAGCTTGCAAGAGCCAGAAAAACAGTAATTATGACTTCTGGAGAATATGAGCTCCTGCTAAGTGAATAAAGCATCTGGAATATTAAAGAAAACCCGGTGCCCAGGAAAAAAAGCCCTGAAAATAACCCTGCCCAGCGTGCCGGGTTGAACCCTGCTGCAGCTTCCTTTTTATGTAAAATTACCAGAATTCCGGCTGCAAGTGTTATTCCCAGTGGGAGGAATATAAAGGGCAGGCTCTGTCCTTCCCAGCGGTAGGTCTTTATCTGTTTCAGAGGAATTGACAGCCATTCTGAGAGGGAAAATCTTTCTCTGTATCCCAGAACAACTCCATAATTTCCCTCTCCTACGGCAGAACTTACCGCTGCATAGTACGTGCCGCTTTCCGGAGCCTGGAAGTCTTCAAGGGCAAGGGAATAAAAGGCACTGGGCGAGAACCCTTCGTATATGGCACTTCCGGTTCTTTTTCCCGGAAATACTTTTACTCCGTAACCCTCAGGAATTTTAGTGTTTTCAGGCACTTCTCCTTCACTCGAAAGCCCGGGACCCATAAGGATAAGGTCCGGAGTAAAGAATTCAGCTCCTGTAATGTCCACCTCGGGGACATAAATCCGGCCCTCCAGCCCGGCTGGGACTATAAGCCCGAGTAATATTCTTTCCCCTTTTTCCACCTCAAAACTATAATAATGAATATTTTCTTCTGAAAGCTGACCATAAAGGACTCTGG
This window of the Methanosarcina mazei S-6 genome carries:
- the yciH gene encoding stress response translation initiation inhibitor YciH encodes the protein MSSGMCPVCGLPKELCICEEVAKEQQRITVKVNRRRYGKEVTVVEGFDASEIDLHELSTYLKSKFACGGTVKGNTVELQGNHLTRMKEVLMEKGFSAEQIKN
- a CDS encoding transcriptional regulator, which produces MKTTCEIMVQKVLPAIRSELSRAMIFEHGCTQQDVADILELSRAAVSQYVSEKRGAEVDFSEETQNEIRKFASVLLSGGLSSQEKVKGMCSICCFVQKSGWLYRNAPEAKACILCKDMNEK
- a CDS encoding Nre family DNA repair protein translates to MKDTLCIKCKGKGLCGRPRCPILEKFKSLQSISPAISGDSVFGASPPALFVGSYGYPRVSAGPLIPPMAKENEALIFEDPSAWGNMQIEDIISMRSRMVRANTSLHVKDARSKENPLLVKAQELALSRKPVDTEAWFFKAPKQELKFDAVLTPMGPSGLVKNFELAENPDVPKKVDYLVYDTDALAKDAITELLKSDVSTEHITRLFSIGLLGKERKVVPTRWSITAVDDMAGKELSDRIVDFPWVSDIKLFSGTHFGNHFEVLILPRAYSFELIEIWLPKTVWSGESSWIGEDSEGINGKKGYSPLAGGYYAARLPVLEYLIGIKRQASVFVLREITPDYWAPLGVWVVREGMRKALLNPPETFESLEAAVSDLSGRVSTPKIEWIQQAKMLSEFRFQKTLDSFFNL
- the purC gene encoding phosphoribosylaminoimidazolesuccinocarboxamide synthase — translated: MKREQLYSGKAKTIYRTDDPDTLIAEFRNSLTAFNGEKKGEMELKGYYNAQISKKIFEMLEASGVKTHFVSMLTDIDMLVREVEIIKIEVIVRNIAAGSITRKYPIKEGTILKPPVLVFDFKSDEYGDPMLNDDIALALGIATREELAELRKLALRVNELLVPYLDEKGILLPDFKLEFGRREGEIVLADEISCDTCRFWDKKTGQSMDKDVFRFDKGDISKAYEEVARRIVPEIFE
- a CDS encoding ATP-binding protein, which translates into the protein MSGMILDIVELLLTAEIYNRYPELDVNDLPKNIRKSYWSSVEKTVPKPIIASFVRIEKLYGVKDIEKTVRNIPFINIDRSHFELRLSAFDLAAEWFEKQEGSQEKIENNPVLAYYFGEIRKVEAADYAAAKAKIRPKEVDREWIESLIAEIRKEDKSEEMLKLVVIIAPEDVKQKVRDLVLTEEQKDEIEKIMKAIQHREYLWEIGLHDIGKLLFVGPPGTGKTSVARALSEQLSIPFVEVKLSMITDQYLGETAKNIDRVFLLAKKLNPCILFIDELDFVAKARTSDENAAIKRAVNTLLKAIDEISLVEHGVLLIAATNHPRMLDSAAWRRFDEIVHFPLPDLDMRKNILDIVTRHIEGDLDTAEIAALTEGYSGSDLRMVIREAVLSALLEERKVLTQKDLLDAVNSFDERADLKSDEYAGKKSS
- a CDS encoding MBL fold metallo-hydrolase, with the translated sequence MRLTLLGTGDAVGTPKIGCNCPACTDAREGGKSQRLRFSILVESGQGKILIDTSPDLRQQFLRQKLSGIDAVIWTHGHYDHYAGFGEFYRVQNKVDVYGVCETLDYIDQYVSFLKPRYHYVKLYEPFELIGLEFTLFKVHHPPVEVPAGVVIRDGDTKVVVTGDTSPDIPENSLELMKDPDLLIADAIVPPHIHIKKHMNSEEAMALAQKLNAKEVVLTHLSHLFRPHHIESMFLPLGYDGQVFEF
- a CDS encoding deoxyribodipyrimidine photo-lyase, whose translation is MNPKRIRALKSGKHGDGPVVYWMSRDQRVEDNWALLFSRAIAKEANVPVMVVFCLTGEFLEAGIRQYEFMLKGLQELEVSLSRKKIPFFFLRGDPGEKISRFVKDYNAGTLVTDFSPLRIKNQWIEKVISGISIPFFEVDAHNVVPCWEASQKHEYAAHTFRPKLYALLPEFLEEFPELEPNSVTSELSDDAGMVETLSDVLETGVKALLPERALLKNKDPLFEPWHFEPGEKAAKKVMESFIADRLDSYEGLRNDPTKNMLSNLSPYLHFGQISSQRVVLEVEKAESNPGSKKAFLDEILIWKEISDNFCYYNPGYDGFESFPSWAKESLNAHRNDVRSHIYTLEEFEAGKTHDPLWNASQMELLSTGKMHGYMRMYWAKKILEWSESPEKALEIAICLNDRYELDGRDPNGYAGIAWSIGGVHDRAWGEREVTGKIRYMSYEGCKRKFDVKLYIEKYSAL
- a CDS encoding DUF378 domain-containing protein, giving the protein MAVRNPIDLIALILVIVGGLNWGLVGLLNFNLVSAIFGEGSALSRIIYILVGLAALYTIYFAVRADTYHAGDTTVRH
- a CDS encoding peroxiredoxin encodes the protein MPKTSLESGQVSPDFCLPNQEGNQICLENFKGQWAVLFFYPRDNTPGCSLEARSFSDLKKDFEAENAIILGVSRDGKESHRKFIEKKELKITLLSDEKAEIHEKYDVMHPKNFRGNEVISTVRTTFLINPEGKIEKVWNNVKAAGHAEKVLSELKTLKGK